A genome region from Leptidea sinapis chromosome 34, ilLepSina1.1, whole genome shotgun sequence includes the following:
- the LOC126974963 gene encoding plasminogen activator inhibitor 1 RNA-binding protein-like: protein MENSYGVGVDNRYALFLDDESDPLDAIKAREQAKEQKKKTKEAEKENKGKPEAKPKSVNVVARKGIKETQNVKAQDIKSGEQQKSKAPVRNIERNTERPPPRRREDRPQNGAVEAKEGARPPRRDFGDRRPNFERRNFNDNQEGGERRGPRPPREPRDGPPRGPRPGFDNRGKREFDRRSGSDKTGVKPVDKRDGGGSHNWGTIKDDLDELNKTGSDADITEEKPADSAATGAGDGQQPDAERTAPVEEEPRELTLDEYKALRNAQRTAPQYNLRKAGEGEDLSQWKNLVMLEKKKEGGDDDDSDEEYDISDYPQRVGRQKRLLGIEFTFSDGARRGGPGPRGRGRGGRGRGVGRGVPREEVSQDERPAPRSPVAPPKVDDSKDFPSLS from the coding sequence ATGGAGAATTCGTACGGTGTAGGGGTGGATAATAGATATGCTCTTTTCCTGGACGATGAGTCCGATCCTCTCGACGCGATTAAAGCGCGAGAGCAAGCAAAAGAACAAAAAAAGAAGACCAAAGAAGCCGAGAAGGAGAATAAGGGGAAACCTGAAGCCAAGCCTAAAAGCGTGAACGTCGTCGCAAGAAAAGGCATTAAGGAAACTCAAAATGTTAAGGCTCAGGATATAAAGAGtggcgaacaacaaaagagtaaGGCTCCTGTGCGAAACATCGAACGTAATACAGAACGTCCACCGCCTCGCCGTCGGGAGGATCGTCCCCAAAACGGAGCCGTCGAGGCCAAAGAAGGTGCGAGGCCACCTCGGCGCGATTTCGGAGACCGAAGGCCTAACTTCGAGCGACGAAACTTTAATGATAATCAGGAAGGTGGTGAACGTCGCGGTCCAAGGCCTCCACGCGAACCTCGTGATGGCCCACCACGCGGGCCGAGGCCGGGCTTTGACAATCGTGGTAAACGTGAATTTGACAGGCGGTCCGGCTCAGATAAAACTGGCGTCAAGCCTGTGGACAAACGTGACGGCGGGGGCTCCCACAACTGGGGCACCATCAAAGACGATCTTGACGAGTTGAACAAAACTGGCTCTGATGCCGACATTACTGAAGAGAAACCGGCCGATAGCGCTGCTACGGGTGCCGGTGATGGACAGCAGCCGGACGCCGAGCGCACGGCGCCTGTCGAAGAGGAACCGCGGGAGCTCACGCTTGATGAGTACAAGGCGCTTAGGAACGCTCAGCGCACCGCTCCACAGTACAATTTGCGAAAGGCCGGAGAGGGTGAGGATCTGAGCCAGTGGAAGAATTTGGTGATGCTGGAAAAAAAAAAGGAAGGTGGAGATGATGATGATAGCGACGAGGAGTATGACATTTCTGACTATCCGCAGCGTGTGGGTCGTCAAAAGCGGCTGCTGGGCATTGAGTTCACGTTTAGTGATGGCGCCCGGCGTGGTGGCCCAGGCCCTCGAGGCCGAGGCCGTGGAGGTCGCGGGCGGGGCGTAGGCCGCGGAGTGCCGCGCGAAGAGGTCTCGCAGGACGAGCGCCCGGCGCCGCGCTCCCCGGTGGCGCCGCCAAAGGTGGATGACAGCAAGGATTTCCCCTCTCTCAGTTAG